One segment of Helicobacter anatolicus DNA contains the following:
- a CDS encoding prephenate dehydrogenase yields the protein MQAGIIGLGLMGGSLGIALKETRIFKTILGYDNNSLHMQQALSLGLIDECVKFEEIAQCDAIFLAIPLDCVIDTLKLLPQIAKHTTIIDLSSAKANITRAIPDNIKKNYIGAHPMSGTEQNGPKAAIKDLFKNKIVILTDIEESGEFQVAFCKEIFITIGMQIVKMSSKDHDKHIALISHLPHVISYALANTVLTQEKKEIILTLIGGGFKDMSRISKSSPIMWRDIIKHNRKNVLESLELFLYQIHQAKNMIENKDYANLQEWMKKANELQKFM from the coding sequence ATGCAAGCGGGTATTATTGGTCTTGGACTTATGGGAGGATCTCTAGGTATAGCACTTAAAGAAACAAGAATATTTAAAACAATCTTAGGATATGACAATAATTCATTACATATGCAACAAGCACTATCCCTTGGACTTATTGATGAGTGCGTAAAATTTGAAGAGATTGCGCAATGTGATGCAATATTTTTAGCTATTCCGCTAGACTGCGTGATTGACACACTCAAATTACTACCACAAATTGCCAAGCACACCACAATTATTGATCTTAGTAGCGCGAAAGCAAATATCACGCGTGCAATTCCAGATAATATCAAAAAAAACTATATTGGCGCCCATCCTATGAGTGGAACAGAACAAAATGGACCAAAGGCTGCTATAAAAGATTTGTTCAAGAACAAAATTGTAATTTTAACTGATATTGAGGAAAGCGGGGAGTTTCAAGTTGCATTCTGCAAGGAAATTTTCATTACTATTGGTATGCAAATTGTCAAGATGTCCAGCAAAGATCATGATAAACATATCGCACTTATCTCACATCTACCCCATGTTATTAGCTATGCACTTGCCAATACCGTCTTAACACAAGAAAAAAAAGAGATAATTTTAACACTTATAGGTGGGGGATTTAAAGACATGAGTAGGATTTCAAAAAGCTCTCCAATTATGTGGAGGGATATTATTAAACACAATAGGAAAAATGTATTAGAATCTTTAGAGTTATTTTTATATCAAATCCATCAAGCAAAAAACATGATAGAAAACAAAGATTATGCAAATCTACAAGAGTGGATGAAGAAAGCAAACGAGTTGCAAAAATTTATGTAG
- a CDS encoding DinB family protein, with protein MEKNIILLQAKYNQYANSNLFALLEQIDSKILTHNMGTYYKSILGTIEHYLTSSIVFFARNFSGLADKNICIQEIMSFLEADFVLKSEYKNNLAALKMVVQKVDSKMIEIIENMSDFDKDTKLEIGSFSITKNRAQLLLTFLNHNTHHRGEISAMLDILGVSNNFAGMLMM; from the coding sequence ATGGAAAAAAATATAATTTTATTACAAGCAAAATATAATCAATATGCAAATAGTAATCTTTTTGCGTTACTGGAACAAATAGATTCTAAAATTTTAACACATAATATGGGGACATATTATAAAAGCATTTTAGGAACAATTGAACATTATTTGACAAGTTCTATTGTTTTCTTTGCAAGAAATTTTTCAGGCCTTGCAGATAAAAATATCTGCATACAAGAAATAATGTCATTTTTGGAAGCAGATTTTGTTTTAAAATCAGAATATAAAAATAATCTTGCAGCATTAAAAATGGTAGTACAAAAAGTGGATTCTAAGATGATTGAAATTATTGAAAATATGAGTGATTTTGACAAGGATACAAAACTAGAGATCGGGAGTTTTTCTATTACAAAAAACCGCGCACAACTTTTGCTAACTTTTTTAAATCATAACACACATCATCGTGGTGAAATTTCTGCTATGTTGGATATTTTGGGTGTATCAAATAATTTTGCGGGGATGCTAATGATGTAA
- the kdsB gene encoding 3-deoxy-manno-octulosonate cytidylyltransferase: MIIIPARLKSTRFPQKMLADIAGVPLIVRTAQNAAKVDDVVVACDDMILFEVCQKHKVKVIMTSTEHQSGTDRCAEAYKKLGLSKDEIILNIQGDEPFLEKEVIVKLQETLKKSDFMASLAKKITKEEARDSNLVKVVLSNDKKAIYFSRSIIPYNRDNIDFTGYLGHLGVYGFFGWSLEEFCILQKTQLEEIEKLEQLRAIFHQKTIMMDVVETKSIGIDTQEDLKKALALHNE, encoded by the coding sequence TTGATTATTATACCTGCACGCTTGAAATCTACGCGTTTTCCTCAAAAAATGCTTGCTGATATAGCAGGTGTTCCTTTGATTGTTAGAACTGCACAAAATGCTGCAAAAGTTGATGATGTTGTGGTGGCGTGTGATGACATGATTTTGTTTGAAGTATGTCAAAAACACAAAGTAAAAGTTATTATGACTTCCACAGAACATCAATCTGGTACTGATCGTTGTGCAGAGGCTTACAAAAAGTTGGGATTATCAAAAGATGAAATCATTTTAAATATTCAGGGCGATGAACCATTTTTGGAAAAAGAAGTGATTGTAAAATTACAAGAGACACTTAAAAAATCTGATTTTATGGCAAGTCTTGCAAAAAAAATCACGAAAGAAGAAGCAAGAGATTCTAACTTAGTAAAAGTGGTGCTATCAAATGATAAAAAAGCAATTTATTTTTCAAGATCTATTATTCCTTATAATCGAGATAATATAGATTTTACAGGTTACTTAGGGCATCTTGGGGTATATGGTTTTTTTGGTTGGAGTTTAGAAGAGTTTTGTATTTTGCAAAAAACACAGCTTGAAGAAATTGAAAAACTTGAGCAATTGCGTGCAATTTTTCATCAAAAAACCATCATGATGGATGTGGTTGAGACAAAAAGTATAGGTATTGATACACAGGAAGATTTGAAAAAAGCTTTAGCATTGCATAATGAGTAA
- a CDS encoding disulfide isomerase has translation MYKIFVIFVFIFGSLLQANTTKLEENLKKLIQDKTQQKITIDDIKDLKSDSNLKIVILKDSISKNQIPVITNKDGNMLFVLTNVFFAKDDNDTKLVAEVLQKIQMDNDKQINSASLNKLFESIPEDYVIKLQSSKKDNKKITYIVSDPMCPHCQDELRHIEDRLKDSNVYMVLVAYMGQESIKKAATILERIQNAKDTKAKVDIIQQIYSTTFKATKADEKEVKKVENITKKIADSALIKGVPFIYEYK, from the coding sequence ATGTATAAAATTTTTGTAATATTTGTGTTTATTTTTGGCTCCTTACTACAAGCAAATACCACTAAACTAGAAGAGAATCTCAAAAAACTTATCCAAGACAAAACACAACAAAAAATCACAATTGACGATATTAAAGATCTCAAATCAGATAGTAATTTAAAAATCGTTATTCTAAAAGATAGTATTTCAAAAAACCAAATTCCAGTGATCACAAATAAAGATGGAAACATGCTTTTTGTCCTCACTAATGTCTTTTTTGCAAAAGATGACAATGACACAAAACTTGTTGCAGAAGTTTTGCAAAAAATCCAGATGGATAATGATAAACAAATTAATTCTGCTTCGCTCAACAAACTTTTTGAATCTATTCCTGAAGACTATGTCATCAAATTACAATCTAGCAAAAAAGATAATAAAAAAATTACCTATATTGTGTCTGATCCTATGTGTCCTCACTGCCAAGATGAATTACGCCATATTGAAGATCGCTTAAAAGATAGTAATGTCTATATGGTTTTAGTAGCCTATATGGGGCAAGAATCCATTAAAAAAGCTGCAACAATACTTGAGAGAATCCAAAATGCAAAAGACACAAAGGCAAAAGTTGATATCATTCAACAAATTTATTCTACTACTTTCAAAGCTACAAAAGCCGATGAAAAAGAAGTTAAAAAAGTAGAAAACATTACAAAAAAAATTGCTGATTCTGCTTTAATTAAAGGCGTTCCCTTTATTTATGAGTACAAATAA
- a CDS encoding S1-like domain-containing RNA-binding protein, whose amino-acid sequence MKIGCFNTLKITSFTSFGAYLSDEDQNKVLLPKKFLQGNFKLNDIVKVFVYTDSEDRIVATTQIPLAQHNEIAFLHIKNIDDFGCFLDIGLDKDIFMPTKNPNRFKIGDKVCVFITLDKQNRMIAKLGIKDHLKPFKNHKKRYMKLPAIAFEKTPLGIGCIVDKNYYGILYHNELKAPVNFLESIHVYIQKIRKDGKLDLKLDYQEQKNALKIALQHQKILDFNYDTPTEIIQQHFKMSKKLFKKTLTELIEQKYAKLENNKIYKLDNRN is encoded by the coding sequence ATGAAAATTGGATGTTTCAATACTTTAAAAATTACAAGTTTTACAAGTTTTGGTGCTTATCTTAGTGATGAGGATCAAAACAAAGTCTTGTTGCCTAAAAAATTCCTACAAGGAAATTTCAAACTCAATGACATTGTAAAAGTTTTTGTCTATACAGATTCTGAAGATAGAATTGTAGCCACCACACAAATTCCTCTAGCACAACACAATGAAATTGCATTTTTACATATAAAAAATATTGATGATTTTGGGTGTTTTTTAGATATTGGATTAGACAAAGATATTTTCATGCCAACTAAAAACCCCAATAGATTTAAAATAGGTGATAAAGTTTGTGTCTTTATTACACTTGATAAACAAAATCGCATGATCGCAAAACTAGGAATCAAAGACCATTTAAAACCCTTCAAAAATCATAAAAAACGCTATATGAAACTCCCTGCTATTGCTTTTGAAAAAACCCCTCTAGGTATAGGATGTATTGTTGATAAAAATTATTATGGAATCCTTTATCACAATGAACTCAAAGCTCCAGTCAATTTTTTAGAATCTATCCATGTTTATATTCAAAAAATTCGCAAAGATGGCAAATTGGACTTAAAACTTGATTATCAAGAACAAAAAAATGCCCTCAAAATTGCACTACAACACCAAAAAATCCTAGATTTTAACTATGATACACCAACTGAAATTATCCAACAACATTTTAAAATGAGTAAAAAACTATTTAAAAAAACACTAACAGAACTCATTGAACAAAAATATGCCAAATTAGAAAATAATAAAATTTACAAACTGGATAATAGGAATTAA
- the feoB gene encoding ferrous iron transport protein B, whose protein sequence is MQKITIALIGQPNVGKTSLINYLSGAHLKVGNFTGVTIEKAQANLTYKDTFFEIIDLPGIYALEDFTMEEKVTKEFLETQHYDIILNVVDSTNLERNLALTSQILELHKKTVIALNMHDEAQKENIQIDTDLLSHILGVPCITTSATQKENQQKLLDLILRTHQQPFCPPKKFYSATIQNEIDDLILFLNNAQYQEIKQFIQENNPDYTNKNIAFLLLSQDKKIYHFLHDKPCYFELNNFLQQKLQNLRKNTQETSIKNIFALEAFAFAKGASQECIKQKNTSLLKTKKIDDLFLNKYLGIPIFLFFMFILFELTFFIGGYLQDSLENSMKILGEFSKNFIPNEDLASLIGDGIFGGVGAVISFLPLIVILYFGISLLEGTGYMARVAFLLDGIFHKFGLHGKSFIPLVTGFGCSVPAYMATRTLQNKNEKMITLFIIGFMSCSARLPIYVLFIGAFFPAKYAGLILFFIYIFGAIIALLMAKFLKLSIFKGSDEPFVMEMPKYRFPSYKIIWFSIYTKSLMYLKKAGTFILFGSVLIWFASQYPKNEVLQNTYEKKIKEVMSLQIPQEQKEKEIWYLENELQELLLEQSYSGKLGALIEPIFSPMHFDWRLSVSLLTGFAAKEVVVSTLGVLYALGDSQDETSQDLQSAIKNSISMPTAIAFIMFIIFYIPCFAATITFGRETNGFKSVFELFIFTSIVAYIIALLSFYATTYILFFI, encoded by the coding sequence ATGCAAAAAATCACTATAGCACTTATCGGGCAACCCAATGTGGGTAAAACATCTCTTATTAATTATCTTAGCGGGGCACATCTTAAAGTAGGAAATTTTACAGGTGTTACCATCGAAAAAGCACAAGCAAATCTCACTTACAAGGATACCTTTTTTGAAATTATTGACCTGCCTGGAATCTACGCACTCGAAGACTTCACAATGGAAGAAAAAGTTACTAAAGAATTTTTAGAAACACAACATTATGACATTATCCTAAATGTTGTAGATTCTACAAACCTAGAACGAAATCTTGCTCTCACATCGCAAATTTTAGAACTACATAAAAAAACAGTCATTGCACTTAATATGCATGATGAAGCACAAAAAGAAAATATCCAAATTGATACCGATCTTCTTTCTCATATTCTTGGTGTGCCTTGCATCACAACTTCAGCAACACAAAAAGAAAATCAACAAAAACTTCTTGATCTTATCTTGCGCACCCACCAACAACCCTTCTGCCCTCCAAAAAAATTTTATAGCGCCACAATTCAAAATGAAATTGATGACCTAATTCTATTTTTAAACAATGCGCAATATCAAGAAATTAAGCAATTTATACAAGAGAATAATCCCGACTATACAAATAAAAATATCGCCTTTCTTCTTCTCTCTCAAGATAAAAAAATTTATCATTTTTTGCACGATAAACCCTGTTATTTTGAACTCAATAATTTTTTACAACAAAAATTACAAAATCTCAGAAAAAACACTCAAGAAACTAGTATAAAAAATATTTTTGCCCTCGAAGCTTTCGCTTTTGCAAAAGGTGCATCTCAAGAATGTATCAAACAAAAAAATACAAGTCTACTCAAGACTAAAAAAATAGATGATTTATTTTTAAATAAATATTTAGGAATCCCTATCTTTTTATTTTTTATGTTTATTTTGTTTGAATTAACCTTTTTTATCGGAGGATATTTGCAAGATAGCCTAGAAAATAGCATGAAGATTTTAGGGGAATTTAGTAAAAATTTCATCCCTAATGAAGATCTTGCCTCACTTATTGGTGATGGAATTTTTGGTGGAGTTGGTGCAGTAATTTCATTTTTACCCCTCATTGTAATTTTATATTTTGGTATCTCGCTTTTAGAAGGGACAGGATATATGGCAAGAGTAGCCTTTCTACTAGATGGAATCTTTCATAAATTTGGTCTGCATGGCAAAAGCTTTATTCCTCTTGTCACCGGTTTTGGTTGTAGTGTTCCTGCATATATGGCTACAAGAACTCTCCAAAATAAGAATGAAAAAATGATCACACTTTTTATTATTGGCTTCATGAGTTGTAGCGCAAGATTACCAATTTATGTTTTATTTATCGGGGCATTTTTTCCAGCAAAATATGCAGGACTTATACTTTTTTTTATTTATATTTTTGGTGCAATAATTGCACTATTGATGGCAAAATTTTTAAAACTTAGTATTTTTAAAGGCAGTGATGAGCCATTTGTAATGGAAATGCCAAAGTATCGTTTCCCTAGTTATAAAATCATCTGGTTTAGCATCTATACCAAATCTCTCATGTATCTCAAAAAAGCAGGGACTTTTATACTTTTTGGTTCTGTTTTAATATGGTTTGCATCACAATATCCTAAAAATGAAGTTTTACAAAACACTTATGAAAAAAAGATTAAAGAGGTTATGTCACTTCAAATTCCCCAAGAACAAAAAGAAAAAGAAATCTGGTATTTAGAAAATGAACTTCAAGAACTTTTATTAGAACAGAGTTATTCTGGAAAACTAGGAGCTTTAATCGAACCTATTTTTTCTCCAATGCATTTTGATTGGAGACTTTCTGTATCTCTACTCACAGGATTTGCCGCAAAAGAAGTAGTTGTATCTACACTTGGTGTTTTGTATGCATTAGGAGATTCTCAAGATGAAACTTCTCAAGATTTGCAAAGTGCTATAAAAAACTCCATCTCTATGCCAACTGCGATTGCATTTATTATGTTTATCATCTTCTATATTCCTTGTTTTGCAGCAACTATTACTTTTGGTCGTGAAACTAATGGATTTAAAAGCGTATTTGAGTTGTTTATTTTTACAAGTATAGTTGCTTATATTATTGCTCTTCTAAGCTTTTATGCAACAACTTATATTTTATTTTTTATCTAG
- a CDS encoding lipid A biosynthesis lauroyl acyltransferase, translating to MKIIYFFLNGWIVFLGFIFAKMPHILFYFFVCFFAFLMRLVDKRRFYDAMANLDFVYGDYYSKQEKIAIIRQCYKNFVFVLLESMRLPYINQKKYFDRFEFENEDNLLDFLQEKKSVVLVSAHYGYWESLGSAMPLRVQKVVRNYEEYSFFSLGRLTDFNFINQLIIKRREIFGVKLIDKKGAFKKLIKIYSSKDMVVGTGILVDQNISKTEGVEVQFFGKRTTHTTIASLLSRRFDIFIVPILIDFNKDYSKYIVRVLEPFKAMHTQDMQKDILECTQRQADVIENMIKKNPSSWFWFHKRWKSFYPEIYQKKSLDKK from the coding sequence ATGAAAATAATATATTTTTTTTTAAATGGGTGGATTGTATTTTTAGGGTTTATTTTTGCAAAGATGCCTCATATTTTATTTTATTTTTTTGTGTGTTTTTTTGCATTTTTAATGCGTTTGGTAGATAAAAGGCGTTTTTATGATGCGATGGCAAATTTGGACTTTGTTTATGGGGATTATTATAGCAAACAAGAAAAAATAGCTATTATTAGGCAATGTTATAAAAATTTTGTTTTTGTACTTTTGGAGAGTATGCGGTTGCCTTATATTAATCAAAAGAAATATTTTGATCGTTTTGAGTTTGAAAATGAAGATAATTTGCTTGATTTTTTGCAAGAAAAAAAAAGTGTAGTTTTAGTGTCTGCTCATTATGGATATTGGGAATCTCTAGGTAGTGCTATGCCTTTGAGGGTGCAAAAAGTGGTTCGAAATTATGAGGAATATAGTTTTTTTTCGTTGGGCAGATTGACAGATTTTAATTTTATTAATCAATTAATTATTAAAAGGCGAGAAATTTTTGGTGTAAAATTGATTGATAAAAAAGGGGCATTTAAAAAACTAATTAAAATCTATTCTTCAAAGGATATGGTTGTAGGCACAGGGATTTTGGTAGATCAAAATATTTCCAAAACCGAAGGTGTTGAGGTTCAGTTTTTTGGAAAAAGGACAACACATACTACTATTGCATCACTACTTTCAAGACGATTTGATATTTTTATTGTTCCTATTTTGATTGATTTTAATAAGGACTATTCTAAATATATTGTGCGTGTTTTGGAGCCTTTTAAGGCAATGCATACTCAAGATATGCAAAAAGATATTTTAGAATGTACACAAAGACAAGCTGATGTTATAGAAAATATGATTAAAAAGAATCCTTCAAGCTGGTTTTGGTTTCATAAAAGATGGAAAAGTTTTTACCCAGAGATTTATCAAAAAAAATCACTAGATAAAAAATAA
- the waaC gene encoding lipopolysaccharide heptosyltransferase I: MRIAIIRLSALGDIIISASFVSCIVEIFENCEIDWYVDSRFAGILQDSPLIKTYAIPLKTYIKTLNFRALFSLYRKLKKKEYDYVIDMQGLLKSAFIGSFFQTKKFIGFDKKSIKEPLASFFYQQKVEIDYQESITKRNAKILFEALKPSKDFENFFQHATKSRSRIFGYTQGAKTLIQQEIFQDKKNILLLLEASLEAKSYSTRRIIELLKLVKNREWGFLLLYYQDFDKAKEIFETCKNDVAIKIMPKINLDAIKALVDSVDLVIGGDTGITHLAWAMKKASITLYGNTPLKRFELFGIHNISLSGNEQANYDRNDFSINHIEPSLILEGMERVL, encoded by the coding sequence ATGAGAATTGCAATTATACGACTTTCTGCGCTTGGTGATATTATCATTAGTGCAAGTTTTGTTTCTTGTATTGTGGAGATATTTGAGAATTGCGAGATTGATTGGTATGTAGATTCGCGTTTTGCAGGAATTTTACAAGATTCTCCATTGATTAAAACTTATGCTATACCACTTAAAACTTATATTAAAACTCTTAATTTTAGGGCATTATTTTCTCTGTACCGTAAATTGAAAAAGAAAGAATATGATTATGTAATTGATATGCAGGGGTTGCTAAAATCTGCTTTTATTGGTAGTTTTTTTCAGACAAAAAAATTTATAGGTTTTGATAAAAAATCAATCAAAGAGCCTTTAGCAAGTTTTTTTTATCAACAAAAAGTGGAGATTGATTATCAAGAATCTATTACAAAACGCAATGCAAAAATTCTTTTTGAAGCCTTAAAACCTTCCAAGGATTTTGAAAATTTCTTTCAACATGCAACAAAGAGTAGGAGCAGGATTTTTGGCTATACACAAGGGGCAAAAACATTGATACAACAAGAGATATTTCAAGATAAAAAAAATATTTTATTGCTTTTAGAAGCCTCTTTGGAGGCTAAAAGCTATAGTACTAGAAGAATAATTGAACTTTTAAAGCTTGTAAAAAATAGAGAATGGGGATTTTTGCTATTGTATTATCAGGATTTTGATAAGGCTAAAGAAATATTTGAAACTTGCAAAAATGATGTTGCAATAAAGATAATGCCAAAAATTAATCTTGATGCAATCAAGGCTTTAGTGGATAGTGTAGATTTGGTAATAGGTGGAGATACGGGAATTACACATCTTGCATGGGCTATGAAAAAGGCTTCTATTACGCTTTATGGTAATACACCTCTTAAGCGTTTTGAGCTTTTTGGTATACATAATATCTCATTAAGTGGGAATGAGCAAGCAAATTATGATAGAAATGATTTTTCAATTAATCATATAGAACCATCATTGATTTTAGAGGGTATGGAAAGGGTATTATGA
- a CDS encoding Ppx/GppA phosphatase family protein, with protein MAKITTVIDIGSNSIRMAVFKKTSRFGFSLIYELKSKVRISEGSYEAKGMLQEAPMQRTLSVLANFMHIAKTYKSRKILCIATSAMRDAPNRQVFIKKASQECGINVKVIDGGKEAFFGAIACANLSHNRSGIMVDIGGGSTECALIEDGRIKELISLDLGTIRLKELFFDKRLDLKEARFFIQKQLDKIPASFKHENIFGVGGTIRALAKMISKQEENYLNVLHGFEINVKKYIDFFTKIVCAKEEKLIDLGVSEERQDNIQGGVLILLMLLEQFKTKMITTCGVGVREGVFLADLLRTHSHRFPSDINPSLQYLKDSFLLDDYTLRIKTIANRLFDLFKDSFGIKEDFKRLLSIAAIASEMGAKVNFYNMNKHGAYMVKQVLSYGFSYYERCVIALLTEFSEKKFPKDIDIARYGIKADLGSLQILSYILSLSRILGVIDFKGEIKVFEEQVKIYGVENNFLAREKISKIARPKNLSVLFM; from the coding sequence ATGGCAAAAATTACTACCGTTATTGATATAGGTTCTAATTCTATTAGAATGGCTGTTTTTAAAAAAACTAGTCGTTTTGGTTTTTCTTTGATTTATGAATTAAAATCTAAAGTTCGTATATCAGAAGGTAGTTATGAGGCCAAAGGAATGTTGCAAGAAGCCCCTATGCAGAGAACGCTTAGTGTTTTGGCTAATTTTATGCATATTGCAAAAACCTATAAAAGTCGTAAGATTTTGTGTATTGCTACAAGTGCTATGCGAGATGCACCAAATCGCCAAGTTTTTATTAAGAAAGCTTCACAGGAATGTGGTATTAATGTTAAGGTGATTGATGGTGGTAAAGAAGCATTTTTTGGTGCTATTGCATGTGCAAATCTTTCGCATAATCGAAGTGGTATTATGGTGGATATTGGTGGAGGCAGCACAGAGTGTGCATTGATTGAAGATGGGAGAATTAAAGAATTGATTTCTTTAGATCTTGGAACAATTAGATTAAAAGAATTGTTTTTTGATAAGAGATTAGATTTAAAGGAGGCTAGATTTTTTATTCAAAAACAATTAGATAAAATCCCCGCATCTTTTAAGCATGAGAATATTTTTGGCGTGGGAGGAACAATTCGTGCACTTGCAAAAATGATTTCTAAACAGGAGGAGAACTATTTAAATGTTTTACACGGTTTTGAAATTAATGTAAAAAAATATATAGATTTTTTTACAAAAATTGTGTGTGCAAAAGAAGAAAAACTTATAGATTTGGGAGTGAGTGAGGAACGACAAGATAATATTCAGGGAGGCGTTTTAATTTTACTGATGCTTTTAGAGCAGTTTAAGACAAAGATGATTACAACTTGTGGCGTTGGCGTACGAGAAGGGGTTTTTTTGGCAGATTTATTGCGTACGCACTCCCATCGCTTTCCTAGCGATATTAATCCTTCTCTACAATATTTAAAAGATAGCTTTTTGCTTGATGATTACACTTTAAGAATAAAAACAATTGCAAATAGACTTTTTGATTTATTTAAGGATAGTTTTGGAATCAAGGAAGATTTTAAGCGGTTGTTAAGTATTGCTGCAATTGCATCTGAAATGGGTGCTAAAGTTAATTTTTATAATATGAATAAACATGGTGCTTATATGGTAAAACAGGTTTTAAGTTATGGTTTTTCTTATTATGAGCGTTGTGTTATTGCCCTTTTGACAGAGTTTTCAGAAAAAAAGTTCCCCAAAGATATAGATATTGCACGCTATGGCATTAAGGCAGATTTAGGAAGTTTGCAAATCCTAAGTTATATTTTAAGTCTTTCTCGTATACTTGGAGTTATTGATTTTAAGGGTGAAATCAAGGTTTTTGAAGAGCAGGTTAAAATTTATGGTGTGGAAAACAATTTTTTGGCAAGAGAGAAAATTAGTAAAATTGCGCGTCCTAAAAATCTCTCTGTATTGTTTATGTGA
- a CDS encoding YfhL family 4Fe-4S dicluster ferredoxin, giving the protein MSLMINEECIACDACREECPNSAIEENDPIYVIDPDLCTECVGHYDEPSCVAVCPVDSIIPDPDNAESIEELKYKFEQLNQGE; this is encoded by the coding sequence ATGTCTTTAATGATAAATGAAGAGTGTATTGCTTGTGATGCTTGTCGTGAAGAGTGTCCAAATAGTGCTATTGAAGAAAATGATCCAATTTATGTAATTGATCCTGATTTATGCACAGAGTGTGTAGGGCATTATGATGAGCCAAGTTGCGTGGCAGTGTGTCCGGTAGATTCTATTATTCCAGATCCCGATAATGCAGAAAGTATTGAAGAACTCAAATATAAGTTTGAGCAACTCAATCAGGGTGAGTGA